GAGCTATTTCGGTTTTACCAACACCAGTTGGTCCAATCATGATGATGTTCTTGGGGGTGATTTCTTCAGCAATATCGGGAGGAAGTTTGCGACGTCTTATTCGGTTGCGTAAAGCAATAGCCACGCTCTTTTTCGCTGCTTCCTGACCCACAATGTACTTGTCGAGCTCTTTAACAATCTCTTCAGGAGTCAGGTACTCGTCTATCATCGTATAGCCTCCTTAAAGTTTCTCAAGTGTTAACTGCTGGTTGGTGTAAATGCATATCTCCGAAGCTATTTTTAGAGATTCTTCCACTACTTTTTCTGGTGGAAGGTCAGTGTTGCGGAGCAGTGCCTTAGCAGCAGCAAGGGCGTAATTGCCTCCTGAACCAATTGCTGCAACCGGCTCGTCAGGTTCTATGACATCGCCGCGTCCAGAAATAATGAGAATATGTGAACTATCCATTGCCAGAAGCAATGCATCGAGATGCCGCAGTACCCTGTCCGTTCTCCACAGTTTGGCAAGCTCAATAGCCGCTCGGGGCAAATTGCCGCTATAGGTGTTCAACTTTTCTTCAAAGCGTTCCAGAAGAGCCAGGCAGTCAGCCCCGCTACCAGCAAAACCTACCAGAACTTTGCCCTCCAGGAGGCGGCGAATTTTGCGAGCTCCATGCTTCAACACAGCCTCGTTAAATGTGACCTGCCCGTCACAGCCCATGGCTCCTTTACCCTCTTTCAACACAGCGATGACCGTAGTCCCATGAAAATTTTGGTTCAATTTCCTCGCCTCCCAGAATGAGGATGGGTGAGATCATACACTCTACGCATCCTCTCCCAATCTATGTGGGTATAAATTTGTGTGGTGGAAAGACTGGCATGGCCAAGCATTTCCTGCACTACTCTCAACTCACCACCACCAGCCAGGAAATGCGTCGCAAAAGTATGTCTTAGAGTATGTGGAGAAACTTTTTTCTCCAATATGCCGGCTTCTTTCAAAACCCGCTCGAATATTTTTCTTATACCTCGGGTACTCAATTTTCCTCCTCGGCGGTTTACAAAAAAGTATCCTTCTTTATCTTCAAAAAGCCCTCTGAACACTTGGTATTCCTGCAGTGCCTGACGAGCGCTTTCGTTAAAAGGCACAATCCTTTCTCGCTTGCCCTTCCCGTGTACTCTCACCAGGCGGTTATGCAAGTCAACATTTTCTCTTTTTAAGTCTGCCAGTTCGCTGACTCGAAGGCCGCTGGCATAAAAGAGTTCGAAAACTGCCCAGTTACGAGCATTAAGAAAACATTTATTCTCGAGGTACTTCTTTTTCAAGAACGATAACAGTTTATCGATTTCTGAAAGCGTTAAAAAAGCTGGTAACTTCTTTTCGGTTTTGATGCCACCCACTTCCTGTGCAGGATTGAAAGGTACCAGCTCCCTCTTTTTCAGAAAACGATAAAACGTTCTCAGAGCGGAGAGTCTATTTTGTTGCGAAACTCTGCTCAGTCCATTTTGGACCTTGAGGTGAACCAGAAAGGAACTGATTTCTTCCGGAGTGACCTCCAACAAGTTTTTCTTTCTGCCTTGTAAAAAAAGAGCAAATTGTTCAACTACTCGCCGGTAATTCTCAACAGTGTGCGACGAATAGCCGCGCTCCGCTTCAAGGTACTGGGTAAAAGCCTTTATAAAATCATTTTCTTTGTAGTTCAACGTCCAGCGGCACCCCTTCCCAGTTGAGCCTTCGCCTTAATGCTTGTTCCACGATTTTGGCAACTCTCTTTTTCGTTTCCTCGTCCATGGAGTTAGTATAAACACGTATGCAAGGGGGAGCAATACGGGTTTGGGTTGCGTAGTAGAGCTTGCTCCTTTCAGGCAAAAAACCTTTTGTCTTGAGTTCACTCAGTTCCTGTTGCAGAATCTCGTTGAGAACACTGGTTTTGACTCGCTGATGATAACGAGTAATTATACCAGCCAGGGCCGCAAAAATTTTTTCCCTAATACTGGTGTCCAGTGCTGAGCCTATCAGGAAGCTTGCATAATGGAGAAAGCTCAGGTCACGACGAGCCCACTCTTCAATCCTGGCCTGGGGGAAACCGGGATTAAGCTTTTGCACCAGGTCCCATTTGTTCAGGAAAACCAGGCAGCATTTTTTGTGTTCAGCAACCTGAGCGGCAATTCTCTTATCCTGGCGAGTAACCCCGCTCAGGGGGTCAATCACCAGGATACACAAGTCAGCTTCCTCCAGGGCGTGCTGAGCCCTGGTCTGCGCATAAAAAGAAACTGCGTCTTGAAGGCGGGCCTTTCGTATCAGTCCCGCCGTATCAATCAGCTGGTAATGACCAAAGGGAGTATCAACGGCTATGGTGACAGCATCTCTGGTGGTTCCCGGTACATCGCTAACGATACAGCGCTCCCGACCAAAAAGCAAGTTGCACAAAGTGGACTTGCCCACATTGGGTTTCCCAAGCACTACTACTTTAGACCGTTGCGGTGAGGTTGCTAATTTGCCCTCAGAAACCACTTCTTTCAGGATTTCACCTACTACTTCCTTGAGGCGTCTTATTCCATCACCGTGCAATGCAGATACTTGTAACATGTTCTCAACACCCAGGCTGAAAAAGTCAGCAGGCGGAACTTCGTGGGTCATTCCCTCCCTTTTGTTGATTACGAGCAGTAGTCGCTTTCCCAGGCGGCGCAGACGAGCAAGCAACTCCTGTTCAGGAAGGGTGAGAGATGCTCTTCCATCAACCACAAACATCACCAGGTCAGCTTCCTCGATAATCTCCCAAGCTTTTCTTTCAACCGCACTCTGAAGAGGCTCCTGAGGGTTAAATTCAATACCTCCGGTATCCACAACCCTGGCTT
This portion of the Thermatribacter velox genome encodes:
- the hslV gene encoding ATP-dependent protease subunit HslV, translating into MGCDGQVTFNEAVLKHGARKIRRLLEGKVLVGFAGSGADCLALLERFEEKLNTYSGNLPRAAIELAKLWRTDRVLRHLDALLLAMDSSHILIISGRGDVIEPDEPVAAIGSGGNYALAAAKALLRNTDLPPEKVVEESLKIASEICIYTNQQLTLEKL
- the xerA gene encoding site-specific tyrosine recombinase/integron integrase, coding for MNYKENDFIKAFTQYLEAERGYSSHTVENYRRVVEQFALFLQGRKKNLLEVTPEEISSFLVHLKVQNGLSRVSQQNRLSALRTFYRFLKKRELVPFNPAQEVGGIKTEKKLPAFLTLSEIDKLLSFLKKKYLENKCFLNARNWAVFELFYASGLRVSELADLKRENVDLHNRLVRVHGKGKRERIVPFNESARQALQEYQVFRGLFEDKEGYFFVNRRGGKLSTRGIRKIFERVLKEAGILEKKVSPHTLRHTFATHFLAGGGELRVVQEMLGHASLSTTQIYTHIDWERMRRVYDLTHPHSGRRGN
- the der gene encoding ribosome biogenesis GTPase Der — protein: MENAFRQKLVSKMNEGKKQPLVAIVGRTNVGKSTLFNRLAKKRIAIVDPTPGVTRDFLEEIVDFQDIEARVVDTGGIEFNPQEPLQSAVERKAWEIIEEADLVMFVVDGRASLTLPEQELLARLRRLGKRLLLVINKREGMTHEVPPADFFSLGVENMLQVSALHGDGIRRLKEVVGEILKEVVSEGKLATSPQRSKVVVLGKPNVGKSTLCNLLFGRERCIVSDVPGTTRDAVTIAVDTPFGHYQLIDTAGLIRKARLQDAVSFYAQTRAQHALEEADLCILVIDPLSGVTRQDKRIAAQVAEHKKCCLVFLNKWDLVQKLNPGFPQARIEEWARRDLSFLHYASFLIGSALDTSIREKIFAALAGIITRYHQRVKTSVLNEILQQELSELKTKGFLPERSKLYYATQTRIAPPCIRVYTNSMDEETKKRVAKIVEQALRRRLNWEGVPLDVELQRK